A genome region from Salvia splendens isolate huo1 chromosome 19, SspV2, whole genome shotgun sequence includes the following:
- the LOC121780417 gene encoding NDR1/HIN1-like protein 26 encodes MTDRVYPSSKPNPTAAPPLPNPPSKFRHPYRPTPSSRRQPLQKNPKLSCRRCCCLLCFWSILLLTLTLLAAAIGAAAFYALYHPHRPQFSVTSLKISAFNLSTTPADDSTHLTAKINLTLSAKNPNKKFLFSYAPISISVQSNSITIANNTYPAFNSSASAISLIHTSTPPRTQLLDADSLNYINSDLKRGALPVRILLDTTVVVKMDKIKTKRFGIRVTCDGIHGILPKGKTVFPAKTTDAECEVDLRIKIFKWTF; translated from the coding sequence ATGACTGACAGAGTGTACCCCTCAAGCAAGCCCAACCCCACCGCCGCGCCACCTCTCCCCAACCCCCCTTCCAAATTCCGCCACCCCTACCGTCCCACCCCCTCCTCCCGCCGCCAACCCCTCCAAAAAAACCCCAAATTGAgctgccgccgctgctgctgcctcCTCTGCTTCTGGTCAATCCTCCTCCTCACCCTCACCCTCCTCGCCGCCGCCATCGGCGCCGCCGCCTTCTACGCCCTCTACCACCCCCACCGCCCCCAATTCTCCGTCACCTCCCTCAAAATCTCCGCCTTCAACCTCTCCACCACCCCCGCCGACGACTCCACCCACCTCACCGCCAAAATCAACCTCACCCTCTCCGCCAAAAACCCCAACAAGAAATTCCTCTTCTCCTACGCCCCAATCTCCATCTCCGTCCAATCCAACTCCATCACCATCGCCAACAACACCTACCCCGCCTTCAACAGCTCCGCCTCCGCCATCTCCCTCATCCACACCTCCACCCCGCCCCGCACCCAGCTCCTCGACGCTGATTCTCTCAATTACATCAACTCGGATCTCAAGCGGGGCGCCCTTCCGGTTCGGATCCTGCTGGATACAACCGTCGTCGTCAAAATGGATAAGATCAAGACGAAGAGGTTCGGGATTAGAGTGACGTGTGATGGGATTCACGGAATCTTGCCCAAGGGTAAAACCGTCTTTCCGGCCAAGACCACCGACGCTGAATGTGAGGTTGATCTCAGAATCAAGATCTTCAAATGgacattttga